A region from the Rhinoderma darwinii isolate aRhiDar2 chromosome 2, aRhiDar2.hap1, whole genome shotgun sequence genome encodes:
- the PIGV gene encoding GPI alpha-1,6-mannosyltransferase 2: protein MGWNCRTWWSRDPYLQEVARFSLGCRGLTLLMQVVFNLLIPDHNADAFSPPRLGPSTLGDHLVELFFGGLGRWDAEHFLFIAEHGYVYEHNMAFFPLLPLLIGGLARGPLLPLAGLLRLRSRLLISSALLNCICSTLAAVSLYLLGCVTLQSRRSAFLAALLFCMSPVSIFLTSTYSESLYALTTFTGLWQLQKNRTLCGSAFFSLATSARSNGLVNAGFLLHSAAKAVVQRKGNCGQLMKTVYGIFLVIVPFALFQSFCYVRSCLESYGNDQIPQELVQLAMKKGYRAHKDPTPAWCSFSVPLAYSHIQSEYWDVGLFRYFNLQQLPNFLLALPIMILSISAILEYTSSNPELCRMLGLWKVQRKHSNGFYGPQVFVYVAHLAALTGFGFLCMHVQVLTRLLFSSSPVLFWFCSHVLHKNEPWIWGPKKGKTTSNPALQLLLAWTSLRQGTQIILGYFLGYWVIGTALHVNFLPWT from the exons ATGGGATGGAACTGTAGAACGTGGTGGAGCCGTGACCCCTATTTGCAGGAGGTTGCCCGCTTCTCTCTTGGGTGTCGGGGTCTAACTCTTTTAATGCAG GTCGTGTTCAATCTCTTGATACCGGATCACAACGCTGATGCCTTCTCTCCACCAAGATTGGGGCCAAGTACGCTTGGAGACCACCTAGTCGAGCTATTTTTTGGTGGTTTAGGACGATGGGATGCAGAACACTTCCTGTTCATAGCCGAGCATGGATATGTCTATGAGCACAATATGGCTTTCTTCCCTCTACTCCCACTCCTTATTGGAGGCCTTGCACGAGGGCCACTTCTGCCCTTAGCTGGGCTGTTGAGGCTGCGTAGCCGATTGCTGATTTCCTCTGCCCTTCTAAACTGCATTTGTTCTACCCTGGCCGCAGTGTCTTTGTACCTACTTGGATGTGTGACTTTGCAATCCCGCCGGTCAGCGTTTCttgctgcacttcttttttgtatGAGTCCAGTTTCCATTTTTCTGACTAGTACCTACTCTGAAAGTCTCTATGCACTGACTACTTTCACCGGGTTGTGGCAGCTACAGAAGAATAGGACTCTATGTGGCTCAGCGTTTTTCTCTCTCGCCACTTCTGCACGTTCCAATGGGTTGGTTAATGCTGGCTTCTTGCTACATTCAGCAGCAAAGGCAGTGGTGCAGAGGAAAGGTAATTGTGGGCAGTTGATGAAGACCGTGTATGGAATTTTTTTGGTTATTGTACCGTTTGCCCTTTTCCAAAGTTTTTGTTACGTCAGGTCTTGCCTTGAGTCCTATGGAAATGATCAAATACCTCAAGAACTTGTACAACTAGCGATGAAAAAGGGATACCGTGCACACAAGGATCCCACTCCTGCCTGGTGCTCATTTAGTGTTCCGCTAGCATATTCACATATACAAAGTGAGTATTGGGATGTGGGGCTGTTTCGATACTTCAATCTACAGCAGTTGCCCAACTTCCTTCTGGCTTTACCCATTATGATTTTGAGTATTTCTGCCATATTGGAGTACACCTCTTCTAATCCAGAGCTGTGCAGGATGCTGGGCCTGTGGAAAGTGCAGAGAAAGCATTCCAATGGATTCTATGGACCTCAAGTATTTGTCTACGTGGCACATCTTGCGGCCCTAACAGGGTTTGGATTCCTGTGTATGCATGTGCAG GTGCTAACAAGGCTCCTCTTTTCATCTTCCCCTGTGCTTTTTTGGTTTTGTTCACATGTGCTGCACAAGAATGAACCATGGATTTGGGGTCCCAAGAAAGGTAAAACTACCTCCAATCCAGCCCTTCAATTGCTCTTGGCCTGGACTTCTCTTCGACAAGGGACACAGATTATTCTTGGTTATTTTTTAGGATACTGGGTGATTGGAACAGCCTTGCATGTGAACTTTCTCCCCTGGACATAA